Sequence from the [Clostridium] scindens genome:
TCAGGAGGCATGAAGCAAAGAGTGGCTCTGCTGCGGGCGCTGGCCTGCGACCCCAAGGTGCTTCTGATGGACGAGCCTTTAGGGGCTGTGGATTTCCAGATGCGCCAGCTTCTTCAGGTAGAGTTAGAAAACATCCTGGGACAAAAGAAGACGACATCTCTTATGGTTACCCATGATGTAGATGAATCCATATATCTAAGCGACCGGGTGATCGTCATGTCCAGGAATCACGGAAAGATACTGGAAGACGTAAAGATTGACCTTCCAAGGCCAAGAGACCGCACGACGCCAGAATACCATGCATATGTAGACCATCTGACCGAGATACTGAAGTCTGCATTGGATGGAGGCGTATTTACCCAGGAGGACAAGGATATTATGGAATTTATCCAAGGCGTGGAGAGTGGAAAGGAACCGCTTAGGGAGGCGATGGGCACATCCGCATAATTGAGAGAAAGGATAATGGAGACTTAGGAAAATGGATCAGAATATACATAAAAAATTTACCGAAAGGCAGAATGAACTGAGATTATATATCATTCAGTTTATTGTGGATCATCAAAGGCCATACCATCTGGATCAGGATATGACGCAGACGTTAAAAGCGCTTGGGATGGATCAAAAAGAATATGAGGAGATTATAGAATGCCTGCTAAAAAAGGATGGAATGGTAATCGATGAAGAGAGGAATGTAAACTTTATTTATCCGGTATCCGCACTGCAGACCAGCCACCATGTGACCCTTCAGGATGGAAGGGAGTTTACGGCTATGTGCGCGATAGATGCCATAGGCGCTGCATTTACGTTCCATCAGGACACGGAGATACATTCTGCGTGCGCTTCCTGCAATGAGCCGGTACATATAAGGATCGTGGACGGAAAAGTCGCGGAGTATTCGCCAAAGAATCTGCATGCGTTGACGTTCCCGCTGGGGGAACTTTCCAACTGGGCAGGATCCTGCTGAAATGTCATGAATTTTTTCTGCAGCAGTGCAGAATTCGACCAATACGTTACGGATATGGAGCTGGATGCTGCTTCCGTGATTAAGGCAGACATGGATAGAGCAGTGGAAGAGGCGAAAGCGACATTTGAAGTATAAATAGAAAAAACAGGAGGTACAAAAAGAATGAAAGTAGCTTACTTATTGGAATCAGAACATGCAAGGGAAATTCTTGAAACGATGATTATCCCGCAGTTAGAGGAAGACCGCCATGGCGCAGAGGTGGCAGGCATGATGTTTTTCTTTGACAATGCCTATATGCTGGTAGAGGGCTGTGATATTGCCGCCAGGCTGCAGGCAATAAGCGAGAAGACAGGCATGCTGCTTATGGCCTGCGACCGCTGCTGCTATCAGAGGGATATTGCGGATAAGCTTGTCGCGCCGGCAGGAATCGGCTGTTTCCCTAATGTATACGCAGCGCTTGCGCCAGCCGGCGTTGATCAGGTGATCACATTATAAGGAAGACAGGGTGATGTCCATCTACCTTTTGGGTAAACAGTTTATATAGATGGCCATTGACGGGGGCATCCTTGCAGAAGGCAAGGATGCTTTCTTCATCTTCGTCCATAAATCTTAGCGCCAGCCCGCAGCCGCTGCTGATGGCGCCCGGAATAGGCATGATGGCCGCTTTTATCCGTTCCTTTGCATGCTTTTCCGCCTGTATGGCATCGGTCGTGGTATCGAATGCCATGATATAATAATAATCTGGTCTTTCCATATCATAAATCTCTCTTTCTGCTATGCTTGAACTTAAGATTTATTATATCATAATTGCCAGGGAAGCGTAATAGCAGAAGCAGATGGAAGGCTATGTCTGGACAAGGCGGATCAGGCATGCTATTATCGAAAAAGACGGTGTTATGATTCATATTTACCAGAAAGATAAGGAGTAAGGTATGACGAAAGAACAATTAGCAATAGAAGTGATAGAGCGTCTGAAAAAGGAATATCCGGATGCCGGATGTACCCTGGACTATGACCAGGCATGGAAACTTCTGGTCAGCGTCCGTCTGGCGGCCCAGTGTACGGATGCCAGGGTAAATGTCGTGGTGGAAGATCTGTATGCCAGATACCCGGATGTGGAGGCGCTGGCCGCGGCAGATGTAGAAGACATTGAAAGGATAGTAAGGCCCTGCGGGCTTGGAAAGAGCAAGGCCAGGGATATCAGCGCCTGTATGAAGATATTAAAAGAAGAGTATGACGGCAAGATTCCGAGAGATTTTAACGCGC
This genomic interval carries:
- the saoA gene encoding ABC transporter ATP-binding protein SaoA, which produces MSISVQGISKSFKGRRKGEPENEVLKDVNFEVEEGQFVSLLGPSGCGKTTTLTIIAGFQKATDGVIKVNGAKVEKPGPDRAFMFQNYALFPWLKVGENIEYPMRKMKIAKSQRKERLKELLEMAQLTEYEHYYIHEISGGMKQRVALLRALACDPKVLLMDEPLGAVDFQMRQLLQVELENILGQKKTTSLMVTHDVDESIYLSDRVIVMSRNHGKILEDVKIDLPRPRDRTTPEYHAYVDHLTEILKSALDGGVFTQEDKDIMEFIQGVESGKEPLREAMGTSA
- the saoL gene encoding MerB-like organometallic lyase SaoL, which translates into the protein MDQNIHKKFTERQNELRLYIIQFIVDHQRPYHLDQDMTQTLKALGMDQKEYEEIIECLLKKDGMVIDEERNVNFIYPVSALQTSHHVTLQDGREFTAMCAIDAIGAAFTFHQDTEIHSACASCNEPVHIRIVDGKVAEYSPKNLHALTFPLGELSNWAGSCUNVMNFFCSSAEFDQYVTDMELDAASVIKADMDRAVEEAKATFEV
- the saoD gene encoding DsrE-related protein SaoD, with product MKVAYLLESEHAREILETMIIPQLEEDRHGAEVAGMMFFFDNAYMLVEGCDIAARLQAISEKTGMLLMACDRCCYQRDIADKLVAPAGIGCFPNVYAALAPAGVDQVITL
- a CDS encoding DUF3343 domain-containing protein, encoding MERPDYYYIMAFDTTTDAIQAEKHAKERIKAAIMPIPGAISSGCGLALRFMDEDEESILAFCKDAPVNGHLYKLFTQKVDGHHPVFLIM
- a CDS encoding endonuclease III domain-containing protein, translating into MTKEQLAIEVIERLKKEYPDAGCTLDYDQAWKLLVSVRLAAQCTDARVNVVVEDLYARYPDVEALAAADVEDIERIVRPCGLGKSKARDISACMKILKEEYDGKIPRDFNALLKLPGVGRKSANLIMGDVFGEPAIVTDTHCIRLTNRIGLVDGIKDPKKVEMALWKIIPPEEGSDFCHRLVYHGRDICTARTKPFCDRCCLEDICAKAGVESSI